From Streptomyces sp. TLI_105, the proteins below share one genomic window:
- a CDS encoding ATP-binding protein — protein sequence MATVELRFSAQPEHVRTARLVAAAVARRAGVDDAVLDEVRLAVGEACSRAVGLHRSNDVTTPIRVVLTEEEKSFSIEVGDEVPGAGVAAADAAGVPGARTAAPAEGFDDADGEDEMGLAVIRGLVDDVEVSAGEDGGTIRMRWPVSSADVLS from the coding sequence ATGGCCACCGTTGAACTCCGCTTCAGCGCTCAGCCGGAGCACGTCCGCACGGCCCGCCTGGTGGCGGCCGCGGTCGCGCGTCGGGCGGGTGTGGACGACGCGGTCCTCGACGAGGTGCGTCTCGCTGTGGGTGAGGCCTGTTCGCGTGCGGTCGGGCTGCATCGGAGCAACGACGTCACGACCCCCATCCGGGTCGTCCTGACCGAGGAGGAGAAGTCGTTCTCCATCGAGGTCGGTGACGAGGTGCCGGGCGCGGGGGTGGCGGCGGCCGATGCGGCCGGTGTCCCCGGCGCGCGGACCGCGGCCCCGGCCGAGGGCTTCGACGACGCCGACGGCGAGGACGAGATGGGGCTCGCGGTGATCCGTGGGCTCGTCGACGACGTCGAGGTGAGCGCCGGCGAGGACGGCGGCACCATCCGGATGAGGTGGCCGGTGAGCTCGGCGGACGTCCTGTCCTGA
- a CDS encoding Rv3654c family TadE-like protein — protein MATVWAAFAACALCVVFGVVLALGQAVAARHRAGGAADLAALAAADRALWGEAEACAAASRVAVAQGAELARCAVRDGVSDVTARVVRGPYRPEVRSRAGPPGPPSGVP, from the coding sequence GTGGCGACCGTGTGGGCTGCGTTCGCGGCGTGTGCCCTGTGCGTGGTGTTCGGGGTGGTGCTCGCGCTCGGGCAGGCGGTGGCGGCCAGGCACCGGGCCGGCGGGGCCGCCGACCTGGCCGCCCTCGCCGCCGCCGACCGGGCCCTGTGGGGCGAGGCCGAGGCGTGCGCCGCGGCTTCGCGCGTGGCCGTCGCGCAGGGCGCCGAGCTGGCGCGGTGCGCGGTGCGGGACGGGGTCTCGGACGTGACCGCGCGGGTCGTGCGCGGCCCGTACCGGCCGGAGGTCAGGTCGCGGGCGGGTCCTCCGGGGCCTCCCTCAGGAGTTCCGTGA
- a CDS encoding DEAD/DEAH box helicase, giving the protein MAFNHLPAAMHDALEALSVMAVTHSVPMAKNHRPRRRAGETGSRPSPGMILDRLSSGESRAARITHTEHMPAREGRHAVWPHRIRPEVIAAIQEAGIEHPWAHQAKAAEHALDGESVVIATGTASGKSLAYLAPVLSTLLDGSEAPNGRGTTALYLAPTKALAADQRRAVRELAAPLGNRVRPAVYDGDTPFEEREWVRQYANYVLTNPDMLHRSMLPSHPRWSSFLRSLRYVVIDECHTYRGVFGSHVAQVLRRLRRVCARYGSEPVFLLASATSAEPARAAGRLTGLPVTEVSDDASPRGELVFALWEPPLTELHGERGAPVRRTATAETADLLTDLTRQGVRSVAFVRSRRGAELISVIAQERLAETDHALARRVAAYRGGYLPEERRALERALHSGELLGLAATTALELGVDVSGLDAVLIAGYPGTRASLWQQAGRAGRSGEGALAIMVARDDPLDTFLVHHPEAIFEQPVETTVLDPDNPYVLAPHLCAAAAELPLTEPDLALFGPAAPGLLPQLEGAGLLRRRSTGWYWTRRERAADLTDIRGGGGSPVRIVEAGTGRLLGTVDEAASHTAVHEGAVHLHQGRTYLVRELDLKDSVALVEEAVPPYSTTARDTTSITVLETDTEIPWGAGRLCYGSVEVTNQVVSFLRRRLITGEVLGETKLDLPPRTLRTRAVWWTVTEDQLDAARIDPEILGGALHAAEHASIGMLPLFATCDRWDIGGVSVPLHPDTLLPTVFVYDGHPGGAGFAERAFRTARAWLTATREAIASCECEAGCPSCIQSPKCGNGNDPLHKRGAVRLLTELLREAPEDPPAT; this is encoded by the coding sequence ATGGCATTCAATCACTTACCAGCAGCCATGCACGACGCCTTGGAAGCATTGTCCGTCATGGCAGTGACACACTCGGTGCCGATGGCCAAGAATCACCGCCCCCGTCGTCGGGCCGGGGAAACGGGCAGCCGCCCCTCTCCCGGCATGATCCTCGACCGGCTCTCCTCGGGCGAGAGCCGGGCTGCGCGCATCACTCATACGGAGCACATGCCCGCCCGGGAGGGCCGGCATGCCGTCTGGCCGCACCGCATCCGACCGGAAGTGATCGCGGCGATCCAGGAGGCCGGGATCGAGCACCCCTGGGCCCACCAGGCGAAGGCCGCGGAGCACGCCCTGGACGGCGAGTCCGTGGTGATCGCCACCGGCACCGCCTCGGGCAAGTCGCTCGCCTACCTCGCCCCCGTCCTCAGCACCCTCCTGGACGGCTCGGAGGCCCCGAACGGCCGCGGCACCACCGCCCTCTACCTCGCCCCCACCAAGGCCCTCGCGGCCGACCAGCGACGCGCCGTACGGGAACTGGCCGCCCCGCTCGGCAACCGGGTCCGTCCCGCCGTCTACGACGGCGATACGCCGTTCGAGGAACGCGAGTGGGTCCGGCAGTACGCGAACTACGTGCTGACCAACCCCGACATGCTGCACCGGAGCATGCTCCCCTCCCACCCCAGGTGGTCCTCCTTCCTACGCTCCCTGCGCTACGTCGTGATCGACGAGTGCCACACCTACCGGGGCGTCTTCGGCTCCCACGTCGCCCAGGTGCTGCGCCGCCTGCGCCGCGTCTGCGCCCGGTACGGCTCCGAACCGGTCTTCCTCCTCGCCTCGGCCACCTCCGCCGAACCGGCCCGGGCCGCCGGCCGCCTCACCGGCCTGCCGGTCACCGAGGTCTCCGACGACGCCTCCCCGCGCGGCGAGCTGGTCTTCGCCCTCTGGGAACCGCCACTGACCGAGCTGCACGGCGAGCGCGGCGCGCCCGTGCGCCGCACCGCCACCGCCGAGACCGCGGACCTGCTGACCGACCTGACCAGGCAGGGCGTCCGCTCGGTCGCCTTCGTCCGCTCCCGGCGCGGCGCCGAGCTGATCTCGGTGATCGCCCAGGAACGGCTGGCCGAGACCGATCACGCGCTCGCCCGCCGCGTCGCCGCCTACCGGGGCGGCTATCTGCCCGAGGAGCGCCGCGCTCTGGAGCGGGCCCTGCACTCCGGCGAGCTCCTCGGCCTGGCCGCCACGACCGCCCTGGAGCTGGGCGTGGACGTCTCCGGCCTGGACGCCGTCCTGATCGCCGGCTACCCGGGCACCCGGGCCTCCCTGTGGCAGCAGGCGGGCCGTGCCGGCCGCTCCGGCGAGGGCGCCCTCGCGATCATGGTGGCCCGGGACGATCCGCTGGACACCTTCCTCGTCCACCACCCGGAGGCGATCTTCGAGCAGCCGGTCGAGACGACCGTCCTGGACCCCGACAACCCCTACGTCCTCGCCCCCCACCTGTGCGCCGCCGCCGCGGAGCTCCCGCTGACCGAGCCGGACCTGGCCCTCTTCGGCCCGGCCGCGCCCGGCCTGCTGCCCCAGCTGGAAGGGGCCGGTCTGCTGCGCCGCCGCTCCACCGGCTGGTACTGGACCCGCCGCGAGCGGGCCGCCGACCTCACCGACATCCGGGGCGGCGGCGGCAGTCCCGTCCGGATCGTGGAGGCCGGCACCGGCCGCCTCCTCGGCACCGTCGACGAGGCCGCCTCCCACACCGCCGTCCACGAGGGCGCCGTCCACCTCCACCAGGGCCGCACCTATCTGGTCCGGGAGCTCGACCTCAAGGACTCCGTGGCCCTCGTCGAGGAGGCCGTCCCCCCGTACTCCACCACCGCCCGCGACACCACCTCCATCACCGTCCTCGAGACCGACACCGAGATCCCCTGGGGAGCCGGCCGCCTCTGCTACGGCTCCGTCGAGGTCACCAACCAGGTCGTCTCCTTCCTCCGCCGCCGTCTGATCACCGGCGAGGTGCTCGGCGAGACCAAGCTCGACCTGCCGCCCCGCACCCTGCGCACCCGGGCCGTGTGGTGGACGGTCACCGAGGACCAGCTCGACGCCGCCCGGATCGATCCGGAGATCCTCGGCGGCGCCCTGCACGCCGCCGAGCACGCCTCCATCGGCATGTTGCCGCTCTTCGCCACCTGCGACCGCTGGGACATCGGCGGCGTCTCCGTACCGCTCCATCCCGACACCCTGCTGCCCACCGTCTTCGTGTACGACGGGCACCCGGGCGGCGCGGGCTTCGCCGAGCGCGCCTTCCGCACCGCCCGCGCCTGGCTGACGGCCACCCGGGAGGCCATCGCCTCCTGCGAGTGCGAGGCGGGCTGCCCCTCCTGCATCCAGTCCCCGAAGTGCGGCAACGGCAACGATCCGCTCCACAAGCGCGGCGCGGTCCGCCTCCTCACGGAACTCCTGAGGGAGGCCCCGGAGGACCCGCCCGCGACCTGA
- a CDS encoding STAS domain-containing protein has protein sequence MDLSLSTRNVSGAGGDRTVVEVGGEIDVYTAPKLREQLVELVNDGSYHLVVDMEGVDFLDSTGLGVLVGGLKRVRAHEGSLRLVCNQERILKIFRITGLTKVFPIHTSVDEAVNAVD, from the coding sequence GTGGACCTGTCCCTGTCGACTCGCAATGTGTCCGGCGCTGGTGGTGACCGTACGGTCGTCGAGGTCGGTGGCGAGATTGATGTGTATACCGCGCCCAAGCTGCGCGAGCAGTTGGTCGAGTTGGTGAACGACGGCAGCTACCACCTGGTCGTCGACATGGAGGGCGTGGACTTCCTCGACTCCACCGGCCTCGGTGTGCTCGTCGGCGGCCTGAAGCGCGTTCGCGCGCATGAGGGCTCGCTGCGTCTGGTCTGCAACCAGGAGCGCATTCTGAAGATTTTCCGGATCACGGGCCTCACCAAGGTGTTCCCGATCCACACCTCGGTCGACGAGGCCGTCAACGCCGTCGACTGA